A region of the Trueperaceae bacterium genome:
AGGTGAACCCGGCTTTCGACGTCGCCTTCTTCGGCGGCGCCTTCCTGCGCTCCTTCCAGCTCGGCAGCCTCTACGCCCTCATCGCCCTGGGCTACACGATGGTCTACGGGATCATCCGGCTCATCAACTTCGCTCATGGCGAGGTGTTCATGGTGGGAGCGTTCGTCGCCTACTTCATCTTCAGCCGGACGCCCTACACCTGGCCATGGGCGGTCCTCGTCTCGGTCCTCGTGGCGGTCGGCTTCATGTACGTCCTCGGTTTCTGGCGCGGGCGCCTCACCGACCCGCTGGTCCTGACCGGCGGCGCGCTCGCGTTCCTCGCCTCGACGCTGGCCCTGCGCAGCGCCGAGTACGGCTGGTTCTGGGCGCTCGTGTCCAGCATGTTCGTTACCGGAGTGGTGGGGGTCCTGATAGACAAGGTGGCGTACCGGCCGCTGCGGGGCGCCCCGCGCAATTCGATGCTGATCACCGCCATCGCCGTTTCCTTCTTCCTCCAGAACTTCGGCATCCTGGCCTTCACCAACCGCCAGACGCCGTTCCGGCCCGACTCGTTCTGGACCGGTTTCCTCCAGTTCAACGTGCCGGGCGGGACGCTCTTCACGACCTGGATGGTGGTGCTGGTGCCGCTCGTGACGGCGGTGCTGGTGATAGCCCTGACGCTCTTCGTGACGAGGACGCGTCTGGGTCGGGCGATGCGGGCCACGGCTCAGGATGCCGAGACCGCCCAGATGATGGGTGTGAACGTCGACAGGGTCATAGCGACTACGTTCCTGCTCGGCTCCATGCTCGCCGCCGCGGCCGGGGTGATGTGGGGGATGACGTTCGGCAGCATCAACCAGCCGGCCATCTTCGGGATACTGCCCGGCATCAAGGCGTTCGCCGCTGCGGTGATCGGCGGCATCGGGAGTCTTCCCGGGGCGGTCATCGGCGGGGTCCTGCTCGGCTTCATGGAGAACTTCCTGACCTCCCTCTTCCCGCGCACCGCGTCGTTCCCTGGCATCACCGAGTACAAGGACACCTTCGCCTTCCTCCTTCTCATCGTCATCCTGCTGGTCAAACCGAGCGGGATAGTTGGCGAAGACCTCTCGGAGAAGGTCTGATGCTTCGCGACCGCCGCTTCCGCAACACCGTCCTGACGCTGGCGGGACTGGGCCTGCTGATGTTCCTCCTCTATCTGGTCGAGAACAGCGGCAGCATCAAACTGGGTGAGGTCGCGGCCCTGTTCGCCATCTGGGGGATAGCCGCGGTGAGCCTGAACCTGATCAACGGGGTCACCGGCATCCTCTCCCTGGGCCACCACGGCTTCATGCTGGTGGGCGGTTACGTGACCGCGCTGCTGATCCTGCCGCAGGACACCAGAGAACTGATCTCCAGGAGCGCCAGGAGCCAGATGAACGAGTTCACCCTGGGCCTCAATCTGCAGGACTGGTTCACCGCAGTGGGCCTGGATTGGCTGGCGTCGCCCGAGGCGTTGGGCGTGCGTTTCGTCGTGGCTCTTTTCCTGGGCGGGCTACTGGCCGCCCTCTTCGGCATCATCGTCGGCTTCCCCAGCCTGCGCCTTCGAGGCGACTACCTGGCGATCGTCACCTTCGCCTTCGGGGAAGCGATCCGGCTGCTCGCCTCCACTCCGCTGCTGGGCTCGTTCACCAACGGCGCCCTCGGGTTCGCCGGGGTGCCTTCGCAGTTCGGCAAGAGCGTGTGGTGGACGTTCGGCCTGCTCGCCGTGACCGTCTTCGTCATGTCGCGCCTCAAGTTCAGTTCCTACGGCCGGGCCCTCCAGGGCATCCGGGAGGACGAGGTGGCGGCCGAGGCGATGGGCGTCAACACCTCCTACCACAAGGTCCTGGCCTTCGCCATCTCGGCGTTCTTCGCGGGTGTCGCGGGTGGACTCTGGGTTTCCTGGGTCGGTACCGCCAGGCTCGACCTCTTCCTGTTCACCCTCACCTTCTACTTCCTCGTGGCCATCTCGCTCGGTGGGACCGGCTCGGTCACAGGCGTGCTGCTGGGCACCGCGCTCGTGGTGTTCGTCAGGCAGTACGGCGACCCGCTCGAGCAGTCGTACGCCCTCTCCACCTGGCTGGCGGTGGCCGGCCTGCTCCTCCTCGCCCTGGCGCTGGGAGCGTTCGCCTACCGCTCGTTGCAGCGGCTGCGACCGGCGTGGCACCCGGTCCTCTACCCGCTGGCGTTCGCAGGGATCGCCGTGGTCGCGGTGGCCCTTCTCGGGGCCGACCTGAACGCGCTCGAACGCAGGTGGCAGGGCTTCGGCATGCGCGCCATCCTCCTCTCGGTGCTGCTCATCGTGATCATGATCTTCCGCCCGTCGGGAGTCCTGGGCCGGTCGGAGTTCTCCTGGGCCTGGCTGTTCGGCGAGCGCAAGGACGTGCCCACCGAGGAGGAACGAGCCCAGGACGCCTGGCTCTCCAACGCCGAACTGAACGAACGCGCAGACGATCCCGATCCCGCCGCGCACCCGTTGCTGGAGCGCGGCAAGAAGCCGAAGGAGCAGTGACGTGTCCCTTCTGAGCGTGAATAATCTGGTCAAGACGTTCGGCGGGCTCAAGGCCATCAGCGGCGTGAGCTTCGACGTTCCCGAAGGGGAGATCGTTTCGATCATCGGCCCCAACGGCGCCGGCAAGACGACCCTCTTCAACCTGATCACAGGCGTCTACCGCCCCGATTCCGGAGACATAACCTTCGAAGGACGCTCGATAAGCGGGCTCAGTCCCGACCGGCTCGTGGACCGTGGCATAGCTCGCACCTTCCAGAACCTGCGGCTGTTCACGAATCTGACGGTGCTCGAGAACGTGCTGATACCTCAGCATCACAAACTCCGCTCGAACTGGATCTCGGCCGTGCTCAGGACGCCGGGCTACCGGCGCAAGGAGCAGGAGATGATCGCCGATGCGCAGGAGAAGCTCTCCTTCTTCGGCCCGCGCCTGATGGGCTTCCGACTCCACCAGCCGGTGCATGTACTCTCCTACGCCAACAGGCGCCGTACCGAGATGGCCCGCGCCATGGCCACCGGCGCGAAACTGCTGCTTCTCGATGAACCGTCGGCCGGCATGAACCCCAGGGAGACCACGGAGATCACCGGCATCATCAGGCGGATGCGCGACGAGGGCGGCTACACCATCGTTCTCGTCGAACACAAGATGAACCTGGTGGGCGAGATCAGCGACAGGGTGATCGTGCTGGACCATGGCGAGAAGATCGCCGAGGGGAGCTACGAGCAGGTGGTGAACGACCCGAAGGTCATCGAGGCCTACCTGGGCAAGAAGGCCGGTGAGGCGAAGGCAGAGGAGCTTCATCAGGGAGGGGCCGAAGCGTGAGCGACGCAGCCGCCGCCGTAGAGCATCCGTCGGTCGCGACCGGGGAGAGGGAGGCTCTCCTGAAGCTTCGCAACGTCACCACCCACTACGGCCCGATCCGGATCCTCCACCACGTGCACATGGTCATCTACCCGGGGGAGATGGTGTGCCTGCTGGGCGGCAACGCCTCGGGCAAGAGCACCACACTCAAGACCATCCTGGGGGCCGTTCGGTGCTCCGAGGGCGAGCTCTGGTTCCGCGGCGAGAGGGTAGACAACCTGCCGATCGCCGAGCGGATCGAGCGCGGGATGGCCGTCGTCCCCGAGAACCGCCGCATCTTCCCGAAGATGACGGTGCGCGAGAACCTCGAGATGGGCGCCTACCTTCGCAGTGACAAGCGCGCGCTACGCGAGGACATGGAGTACGTCTTCGATCTCTTCCCGCGCCTCTCCGAACGCCTCTCGCAGATGGGCGGGACGATGTCGGGCGGAGAGCAGCAGATGCTGGCCATGGGCCGGGCACTGATGAGCCGTCCACGCCTCATCCTCATGGACGAACCCTCGATGGGTCTCGCGCCACTCTTCGTGGAACGCATCTTCGAGATCATCAAGCAGGTGAACGACCGCGGCATCAGCGTGTTCGTGGTGGAGCAGAACGCCAACGTGGCGCTGGGGATCGCCGACCGCGGCTACGTGCTGCAGACAGGTGAGGTAGTGCTGTCTGGAGCGGCCGAGGAACTGCTCCACAACGAGGCGATGAAGCGGGCGTACCTGGGCGAGGTCTAGCCTGAGAGAGCCGCTGGGCCGCTCCACAACGAGGCGATGAAGCGGGCGCACCCGGGCGAAGTCTAGCCCGGCGCAGCCGCCTGCCTGGCCGAACGCAGACCGGGATTCAGCCGGCCCCCTCCGCCGCGCCCAGGCACCTCGCCAGCATCTCGTCTATGTCGGTGACCTTGACGCGCGGTCGCCCCTGGGATTCGCCGGCCGTTACCTCCTGCCGGTCCAGGGCGCACCACCGTTCGTAATCGACTACATCGACCCCGCGAGCCGAAAGGAGGCGGTCCACCGACTCGGGCCGTGCCAGCGAAGCGTCGATCTCCCGCTGCGGGTCGGCCAGGAGCGAAGCAACCGACTCCATCGCATCGGCCTTGTTGGTGCCGATGACTCCCGAGGGTCCACGCTTGATCCAACCCGCTACGTACTCGCCGGGAAGCGCTCTACTGTTTTCGTCCAGAACGCGACCGGCGTCGTTCGGGATGATGGCCCGTCGTTCATCGAACGGAACCCCCGGCAAGGCGGTACCGCGGTAGCCCACCGAGCGGAGCACCAGGCCCACCGGCCAGGTCTCGTACTCCCCGGTGGGGACGGCGCGGATCGAGCCGTCGTCGCGCGGCTCCAGCCGGTTCCGCTCGAGCTTCAGCCCTTCGACACGCTCGCTGCCAACTATCTCGACCGGGGAGAGGCAGAAGCGCAGGCGCACCTTGCGGGGCTTGCCGTACTCCGGAGTTCCGGCGAAACCCTCGAGTACCTCGAGGTTCCGTTTGATACCGGCTTCGCCCTCGATACTCGCCAGGCTGTACTCGTCCACCTCCAGTTCGGCCGGGTCGACCTCGATATCGGCGTTCTCGAGTTCGCCGAGCTCGCGCAACTCCTTGGTGGTGAACTTGCCCTGTGCGGGTCCGCGCCGGCCCACCATCGTCACCTCCCGCACCCGGCTTCCGGCCAGGTGCTCCAGTGCGTGGTCGGCGATGTCGGTGCCCGCGAGCTCCTCCACCGACTTGGCGAGGATCCGGGTGACGTCGACGGCGACGTTGCCCATGCCTATCACGGCCACTCTCTCCACGTCGAGCGGCGGCTTCAGCTGCCTGTAGTCGGGGTGCCCGTTGTACCAGGCCACGAACTCGGTCGCCGACATGCTGCCCGGCAACTCCTCGCCGGGGATCCCCAGCGACCGGTCGGCCGGAGCCCCTACCGCGTAGACGACGGCGTGGTAGCGCGCCAGCAACTCCTCGCGGTCGATGTCGCTGCCGAAGGCGACGTTGCCGAGGAACCGCACCCGCGGATCGCTGCAGGTGCGGTCGTACATCTTGGTGACCGACTTCAGCTTCTGGTGGTCGGGAGCGACGCCGTAGCGGACCAGGCCGAACGGGGTGGGCAGCCGGTCGATGATGTCGACCGAGACATCAGCGCGGCCCTTGAGGAGAGCTTCGGCCGTGTAGAAGCCGGCCGGACCGGCGCCGATCACGGCCACCCGGAGAGGCTGTCCCGAACTACTCATCGGTCTTTTCTACCACGCACCGCCCTGATGTCCGCGTTGCCCATCGGGGACCTGCTCTTTGGCTATATTTGATGGATGGATTCAGCCCCCGCCGTCTCCGCCCCCGCCGTCTCCACCCCTCGTCGTTCGCTCGCTGTCGTCGTCCAGAAGTTCGGCGGTACCAGTGTTGGCGACATCGAGCGGATACGTAAGGTCGCCTCGCGGATAGCGCGCAGCGTAGCGGCAGGGAGCAAGGTGGTGGTGGCGGTCTCGGCGATGGGCCGAACGACCGACAGGCTGATCTCGATGGCCCGCGAGGTGACCGAGAGGCCCTCGCGGCGGGAACTGGACGTACTGATGAGCACGGGCGAGCAGCAGTCG
Encoded here:
- a CDS encoding branched-chain amino acid ABC transporter permease, yielding MPWLVAAVLIALVVWRMAYLHQVNPAFDVAFFGGAFLRSFQLGSLYALIALGYTMVYGIIRLINFAHGEVFMVGAFVAYFIFSRTPYTWPWAVLVSVLVAVGFMYVLGFWRGRLTDPLVLTGGALAFLASTLALRSAEYGWFWALVSSMFVTGVVGVLIDKVAYRPLRGAPRNSMLITAIAVSFFLQNFGILAFTNRQTPFRPDSFWTGFLQFNVPGGTLFTTWMVVLVPLVTAVLVIALTLFVTRTRLGRAMRATAQDAETAQMMGVNVDRVIATTFLLGSMLAAAAGVMWGMTFGSINQPAIFGILPGIKAFAAAVIGGIGSLPGAVIGGVLLGFMENFLTSLFPRTASFPGITEYKDTFAFLLLIVILLVKPSGIVGEDLSEKV
- a CDS encoding branched-chain amino acid ABC transporter permease, which produces MLRDRRFRNTVLTLAGLGLLMFLLYLVENSGSIKLGEVAALFAIWGIAAVSLNLINGVTGILSLGHHGFMLVGGYVTALLILPQDTRELISRSARSQMNEFTLGLNLQDWFTAVGLDWLASPEALGVRFVVALFLGGLLAALFGIIVGFPSLRLRGDYLAIVTFAFGEAIRLLASTPLLGSFTNGALGFAGVPSQFGKSVWWTFGLLAVTVFVMSRLKFSSYGRALQGIREDEVAAEAMGVNTSYHKVLAFAISAFFAGVAGGLWVSWVGTARLDLFLFTLTFYFLVAISLGGTGSVTGVLLGTALVVFVRQYGDPLEQSYALSTWLAVAGLLLLALALGAFAYRSLQRLRPAWHPVLYPLAFAGIAVVAVALLGADLNALERRWQGFGMRAILLSVLLIVIMIFRPSGVLGRSEFSWAWLFGERKDVPTEEERAQDAWLSNAELNERADDPDPAAHPLLERGKKPKEQ
- a CDS encoding ABC transporter ATP-binding protein, with the translated sequence MSLLSVNNLVKTFGGLKAISGVSFDVPEGEIVSIIGPNGAGKTTLFNLITGVYRPDSGDITFEGRSISGLSPDRLVDRGIARTFQNLRLFTNLTVLENVLIPQHHKLRSNWISAVLRTPGYRRKEQEMIADAQEKLSFFGPRLMGFRLHQPVHVLSYANRRRTEMARAMATGAKLLLLDEPSAGMNPRETTEITGIIRRMRDEGGYTIVLVEHKMNLVGEISDRVIVLDHGEKIAEGSYEQVVNDPKVIEAYLGKKAGEAKAEELHQGGAEA
- a CDS encoding ABC transporter ATP-binding protein; protein product: MSDAAAAVEHPSVATGEREALLKLRNVTTHYGPIRILHHVHMVIYPGEMVCLLGGNASGKSTTLKTILGAVRCSEGELWFRGERVDNLPIAERIERGMAVVPENRRIFPKMTVRENLEMGAYLRSDKRALREDMEYVFDLFPRLSERLSQMGGTMSGGEQQMLAMGRALMSRPRLILMDEPSMGLAPLFVERIFEIIKQVNDRGISVFVVEQNANVALGIADRGYVLQTGEVVLSGAAEELLHNEAMKRAYLGEV
- a CDS encoding FAD-dependent oxidoreductase, which gives rise to MSSSGQPLRVAVIGAGPAGFYTAEALLKGRADVSVDIIDRLPTPFGLVRYGVAPDHQKLKSVTKMYDRTCSDPRVRFLGNVAFGSDIDREELLARYHAVVYAVGAPADRSLGIPGEELPGSMSATEFVAWYNGHPDYRQLKPPLDVERVAVIGMGNVAVDVTRILAKSVEELAGTDIADHALEHLAGSRVREVTMVGRRGPAQGKFTTKELRELGELENADIEVDPAELEVDEYSLASIEGEAGIKRNLEVLEGFAGTPEYGKPRKVRLRFCLSPVEIVGSERVEGLKLERNRLEPRDDGSIRAVPTGEYETWPVGLVLRSVGYRGTALPGVPFDERRAIIPNDAGRVLDENSRALPGEYVAGWIKRGPSGVIGTNKADAMESVASLLADPQREIDASLARPESVDRLLSARGVDVVDYERWCALDRQEVTAGESQGRPRVKVTDIDEMLARCLGAAEGAG